A segment of the Nocardia higoensis genome:
CGGCGACCAGGCCGAAGAACACGAACACGGCCACTTCGCCGAATCCGCTGTAGCCGTAGGGCTTGCTGCCGCCGGTGTAGAACCAGGCGCCCGCCAGGCAGGCCGCGCCGATCAGCAGCAGCCACCAAGCGGTGGTGAACACGAGCACCAGCCCCAGGACCGCGCCGAGCGCCAGGCAGCAGATCGCGGCGGTCTTCACCGCGGTGGGGGAGGCCAGCCCGGAGCCGACCAACCGCAGCGGGCCGACGCGATCGTCGTCGGTGCCGCGCACGCCGTCGGAATAGTCGTTGGCGTAGTTCACCCCGAGGATCAGCGCCACCGAGAGCAGGAGCGCCACAACGGCTTTCCACCAGACGACGGCGTCGAGCGCGGCGGCGGCTCCGGTCCCCGCGATCACGGGGGCGATCGCGTTCGGCAGGGTGCGCGGCCGCGCGCCCTCGATCCATTGCGCTGCTGTTGCCATGCGGGCAGCCTAATGCGCAACGCCGATCGGCGAACCGGCCACTGCCGCTCACCTACGACGGCGGACGGCATGAGTGCACATCAGCGCGGCCTCGCCGCCGTGTAGGGCAGCTCCAGCCCGTCGGGCAGCTCCACCCCGTCGGGCGACAGGGCGCTCGTCGTCGGGCTGCTCGGCGAGATCGCCGCCGGACGCCGATTCGCCGCCGGACGCCGGTGTGGGCGCGCCTGCCGCCGCGCCGTGATCAGGTGGTGGACCGGGCCATCAGCAGTTCGCGCAGTCTGTGCCGGTTCGGCTTGCCCGGCCCGTGCAGTGGCAGTTCCTCGACGATGGCCAGTTCACGCGGGGCCGAGGTGGGATCGAGCTCGCGCTCCACGTGCACCCGCAGGTCTTCCAGTGTCGGCGTCGCGCCCGCGGCGGGCACGACAGCCACCGCGACCCGCTGGCCGAGCCGGTCGTCGGGCAGGCCGAGCACCGCGCACTCGCTGATCGACGGATGGGTGACGAGCACGTCCTCGACGACCTGCGGGATGACCAGCAGGCCGCCGGTGAGAATGGCCTCGTCGAGCCGGCCGGTCACCCGCAGCACGCCGTCGTCGAAACTGCCCGCGTCGTCGGTGCGGAACCAGCCGGGTTCGGCGAAGGCGGGGTGGTCGGGCCGGCCGCGGTAGCCGCGGGCGATCATCGGGCCACCGAGCACCACTCGGCCGTCGTCGATGCGGACCTGCACGCCCGTCAGCGGGATGCCGTCGTAGACGCAGCCGCCGCAGGTCTCGCTCATGCCGTAGGTGCGTACCGCGTTGATGCCCAGCGCTCGGGCACGCTCGTAGACCGGAGCGGGAGTGGCCGCGCCGCCGACGAGCACCGCGTCCAGCTCGGCGAGCGCCGCCGCGGCGGCGGGTTCGTCCAGGGCTTTGATCAGCTGGGTGGGCACCAGCGCGGTGTAGCGGCGCTCGCCGCGCATCCCGGAGATCGCGCCCACCAGCGCCTCGGGCAGGAAGCCGCCGGACACGTCGAGCACGGCGGGTTCGGTGCCGGCCAGGATGCTGCGCAACAGCACCTGCAGACCGGCGATGTGATGGCTGGGCAGTGCCAGCAGCCAGGTGCCCGGACCGCCGAGCCGCTCGTGTGTGGCGGTGCCGCTGGCCCGCAACGCCGACGCGCTGAGCATCGCGCCCTTGGGCACGCCGGTGGTGCCGGAGGTGGTGACCACCAGCGCGACGTCGTCGTCGATCGGCTCGCCCGGGCCGAGCGCGTCGGCGAGTCTGCGCGCTTCCCGGCGGTCGGAGGTGGGGATCGGCAGCCAGGCGGGGCCGTGCTCGCCTTCCAGCGCCGCCCGCAGATGCGGGAGCACATCGACGACGCCCGAGCCCGTGGGCATGGGCAGTGTTCGCAGGGTGTTGCTCACGACGCGACCTCGTTCCAGCTCATGGTTCGCTCGCAGCAGGGCCTCACGACAGGGATGGTGTCATGTCGGCGGGCCCGCACGCGGAACGGGTGGGCCTCGGGGACAGGGGATGCGCTGGGCCGGACATCGGGACTGCGATTCACTCGGCAGACGGGACTGGCGGGCCCCGGGCGTCGGCGGCCGGGGAGCCGCTACGGGTGTAATCGTCCCCGCCGGGTGGGCGAAAGGCAACTCGATGTCCGGGCCCCGGCCCGCCCGCCGGGCCGCGGTCAGTCCTGCGACCAGCGCGAATCCCGCCGAAGCGGATGCTCGGCCGGGATCTGGACCAGGACTATCGGCACCCCATCGGGGTCTTTGGTCCACATCTCGATCAGCCCCCACGGCTCCTGTTTCGGCGCGCGATCGATCACGATGCCCTTGGTCGCCAGTTCGGCCGCCGCGTCCTGAGCGTCGCGGACCTGCAACCACAGGGCGCCGTCGAAGGTGCTCGCCGCGCCGGAGCCGCCGTGGGCGGCCACCTCGATGAGCGACTGCCCGGCGAAGAACACCGTGCCGCCCGGGTACTCCCTGGCGACGGCCAAGCCGAGTCCGTCGCGGTAGAAGGCCAGGGTGGCCTGGTAGTCGCGCGGTCGCAGGATCACTCGGCTGCCGAGGATGTCCATGACGGGATGTCCCTTCTCAGAAGTACCACGGGTAGGGCGTCCAGTCGGGGGCGCGCTTCTCCAGGAAGGAGTCGCGGCCCTCGACGGCCTCGTCGGTCATGTACGCCATCCGGGTGGCTTCGCCGGCGAACAGCTGCTGGCCCACCAGGCCGTCGTCGAGCAGGTTGAACGCGTACTTGAGCATGCGCTGCGCCTGCGGCGACTTGCCGTTGATGTCGGCGGTCCACTCCAGCGCCTCGGTTTCGAGCCGATCGTGGTCGACCACCTTGTTCACCGCGCCCATCCGGTGCATCTCCTCGGCGGTGTAGGGGCGGCCGAGGAAGAAGATCTCGCGGGCGAACTTCTGGCCCACCATCTTGGCAAGGTAGGCGCTGCCGTAGCCGCCGTCGAAGCTGCCCACGTCGGCGTCGGTCTGCTTGAACCGGGCGTGCTCGCGGCTGGCCAGGGTCAGGTCGCACACCACGTGCAGGCTGTGCCCGCCGCCCGCCGCCCAGCCGTTGACCAGTGCGATCACCACCTTCGGCATGAACCGGATCAGCCGCTGCACCTCGAGGATGTGCAGTCGTCCCGCCCGCGCCGGGTCCACCGTCTCGGCGGTCTCGCCGTCGGCGTACTGGTAGCCGCTGCGCCCGCGGATGCGCTGGTCGCCGCCGGAGCAGAACGCCCAGCCGCCGTCCTTCGGGCTGGGGCCGTTGCCGGTGAGCAGCACCGCGCCGACGTCGGAGGTCATCCGCGCGTGGTCGAGCGCCCGGTAGAGCTCGTCGACGGTGTGCGGACGGAACGCGTTGCGCACCTCCGGCCGGTCGAACGCCACACGCACGGTGCCCTGCTCGATGTGCCGGTGGTAGGTGATGTCGGTCAGGTTCTCGAATCCGGGGACCGGTCGCCACAGCTTGGGATCGAAAGTCACGTCGGTGATTATCGCCCCGGCCCGATGTGACGCGGCTCGCGCCACGGTCACCGGCGGGACCGGCCCGCCGACTTGACGGTGTAAAGCCACGCGATACCGTGCAGGTATGAGCCAGGAAGTGACACCTGTTCCAGAAGACGCGGCGGCGGGGAGCGGTGTAGCCACGAGCACGCGCCGTATCGACACCAGCGCGATCGATCCGGACCGCTACGAATCGCACGGTGGATTCCCCAAGATCGCCCCCGCGTCGCCCGGCCCGGAGTTCGGCCCGTTCGTGGAAGCCATGCGGACGCTGCAAGACCTGGCTGTCTCCGCCGACGCCCCCGACGAGGTCTACGGCGCGGCCCTCGGCAAGGCGCGCGAGCTGATCGATCTGCTCGAGCCCTACCGGGCGCCGGAAGGGCGTTCGCCCGCGGGCCGCTCGGTCGAACTGCCCGGCCGCGGCAGTTTGCTGATGCTGCCGTGGACCGTGGTCGAAGCGGGCCCGGACGGCATCACCACCACCGGCGTGTTCCGCCGATACCACCTGGGCGGCAACGGCGCCGCGCACGGCGGCGTGCTGCCGCTGCTGTTCGACGATCTGTTCGGGATGATCGTGCACTACGCGGGCAGGCCGATCAGCCGGACGGCGTACCTGCACGTCAACTACCGCAAGGTGACTCCGCTCGAGACGCGGCTGACCGTCACCGGGCGCGCGGATCGCATCGAGGGCCGAAAGACCTTCGTCACCGCGGAATTGCGCGACGAACAGGGCGAAGTGCTCGCCGACGCCGAAGGATTGATGGTTCAGCTGCTGCCCTGGCAGCCCTGATCGGCCCGGCTGCGAGCCGATAGCCGGACTTCCGTAGCGTGCGCGGGCGCGCCTGTGCGTATAGTGGCGTGCGCTCGTTCATCGATATCTATTCGGAGGACCCTCAAAGTGGTTGCAGCACTGTCTGAATCCCTGCTCGACGACACGAAGCGCTCGGCCTTCCTTGCCGAAGCCAAGGAGGTTCTGGACGCTGAGGTGTCGGACAAGGGCGGCGCGTCGGGCCTGGCCGTCAAGGGCGGCTACGCGGCCGTGAACAAGATCGGCCCGTCGATCGTGCCGGACGCCCTGGAGTCGTTGGCGCCCAAGCTGCTCGAGCAGCTGCAGCCCTTCTGGGCCGAGTACCAGGCCGCAGGCGCCGGCACCTTCGCCGACCTGCTCGTCTCCAAGTCCGACGCGGTCGCCGAGTCGCTGCTGGCCGTGACCGACGCGCGCGCCGAGTCGTCCAGCCGTCCGGCCCTGCAGAAGGTCTACAACTCGCTGCGCTCCTCGGCGAAGAAGCACGTCATCGAGGCGCTGCCCCGGGTCGGCGACCTGGTGCAGAAGCACGCCAACTGAGCCGACGCTCGGTGAGCGAGGTGGCGACGCGACTCGCGTCGCCACCTCGACGCGTTTCTCGGCGGTATCGCACCGGAAGTACGCGTTGATCGGCTCCGGTGGTGACATGGGGCCCGGCTGTGATCAGGCCGACCGAGCCGGAAGCGTCCGCATCTGACAGGCTGGTGAGGTGAATCCGTCCACTGCGCAGGCCAGGGTTGTCGTCGACGAGTTGGTGCGCGGCGGCGTCCGTGACGTGGTGCTGTGCCCCGGCTCGCGCAATGCCCCGCTGGCCTTCGCGCTACAGGCCGCCGACGCGGCCGGGCGGCTGCGGCTGCACATGCGCATCGACGAACGCACCGCGGGATTCCTGGCGATCGGCCTGGCCGTGTCGGCGGGCGCGCCGGTCCCGGTGGTGATGACCTCGGGCACCGCGGTGGCCAATCTGGGACCGGCTGTGCTGGAAGCCAATTACGCGCGGGTCCCGCTGATCGTCCTGAGCGCCAACCGGCCCTACGAGATGCTCGGCACCGGGGCCAACCAGACCATCGAACAGCTCGGCCTGTTCGGCAGCCAGGTACGCGCGACGGTCAGCCTCGGCATCGCCGAAGCCGACGGCGCGGGTGCGGGCAGCTACGAACAGCAGAACAGTGTGTGGCGATCCTCGGTCTGCCGGGTGCTGGCGGCCGCTCGCGGAACCCGCTCGGGCAATGCCGGACCGGTGCACTTCGACATTCCGCTGCGCGAACCGCTGGTCCCCGATCTCGCCGCGGGCGAATCCGAGCCCGCGGGCCGCGCCGACGGCAAGCCGTGGACGGCCACCCAGTACGCGACGCTGGACGTGCCGCTCGAGATCGATCTGAGCATCGACACCGTGGTGGTCTCCGGTCACGGCGCGGGCCCGCGCCCCGAACTGGCGCAACTGCCCACCGTCGCCGAACCGACCGCCCCCATGCACGGCCCGGCCCTGCATCCGCTCGCGCTGCCGCTGCTGAACCCGCGCCAGGCGATCATCACCGGACGTCCGACCCTGCACCGCCAGGTGTCGCGACTGCTCGCCGATCCCGAAGTCACCGTCTACGCCCTGACCACCGGACCGCGCTGGCCCGATGTCTCCGGGAACGTGGTCGGCACCGGCACCCGCGCGGTGACCTCGGGCGCACCGCGCCCGGAATGGCTGCGGCACTGCGCCGACCTGAGCGTCACCGCCGAGCGGGCGGTGCGCACCGAGCTGGCCGGGCATCCCAAGCCCACCGGCCTGCATGTGGCTGCGGTGGTGATGGACGCGCTGCGTGAGGGCGATCAGTTGCTGCTCGGCGCATCGAATCCGGTGCGCGACGCCGCGCTGGTGTCCACGCCGCGCCCCGGCGTGCGGGTGCTGTCCAACCGGGGTGTGGCCGGCATCGACGGCACCGTCTCGACCGCTGTCGGCGCCGCTCTCGCACACGAAGGCCGCACCATCGCCCTGATCGGCGATCTCACCTTCCTGCACGACGCCTCCGGCCTGCTGATCGGCCGGGGTGAACCGCGCCCGGCCGATCTGACCATCGTGGTCGCCAACGACGACGGCGGCGGCATCTTCGAACTGCTCGAACAGGGCGACCCGCAGTACGCGGGCGTGTTCGAGCGAGTCTTCGGCACCCCGCACGGCATGGACCTCGCGGCACTCTGCGCGGCCTACCGCATCCCGCACCGCCAGGTCGACCCGGCCGAGCTGGCGGCCGAACTCACCGGCAACGCCCACGGCCTGCGCGTGCTCGAGGTCGCCACCGAGCGCTCCAGCCTGCGTGAACTGCACGCCACCGTACGCAGCAAGATCGCCCCCTGATCAAGATCGCCCCCGATTAGGGTCGGCTCGCCGACCGAGGGCGATCCCGCCCCGGGCCGGAGCGGGATCGTCCCCGGCGGAGTCAGCTCTCCTCGCGGTCCTCGTCGTCGATCGGTACGGCGATGAACTGCTCGGCCACATCGGCCGGGTCGGCGTCCCATCCGGCGCGCGGGTCTGCTTCGGGCGGCGAGTCCTGCGCGGTCACCTCGGGGTCGTCGGGCTCCTGGTAGTCCGCCGGTGTCGTCTGATCGACGAGATCGGTCTCGGACACCTCGTCCGCCGCGCCGAACGTGCTGTGATCGACCATCGTGCGCTCCTCTCCGCTCGTGCACATCGAGAATTGCTTCTCTCGATCATGCCCGAAGTCGGTGTTACCCGCTCCCGGTCGGTCGACGCGGCCGGGTGCCCACGGCACTTCCCGGCCCGGCCGATGTCGGCGGTCCGGGGGGCTGAAGCGGCGAGCCGCTGCCGAGCGATGATTTCCCGCTGCCGGCCTCGTCTGCATCGGTGAGCCCTGATGTCGACCCGTCCCTGTCCGGGAGGACCACATATGCAGACCCGTTTCGATCTCCAGCCCGCCACCAGCACCCTGGAGTCCGTGGTGGCCGCGATCCGCGACGACCAGCTCGACGCGCCCACCCCGTGTGCGGAGACGTCGGTGCGCACACTGCTTGTGCACGTCCTCGGTCTGGCCGAGGCATTCCGGCAGGCAGCCACCAAGGAATCCGTCGGCCGCTCGCAGGCCCCCGACCTCGCGGCACTGCCCGACCTGCCGTCGGACTGGCGGGCACGCATCGGCGAGCGGTTGCGGGCGCTGACCGAGGCATGGCAGGCACCGCAGGCGTGGGAGGGCGAGACCGAAGCCGGTGGCGTGCGCGAGGCAGCCCCCGTCATGGCCGCGATCGCGCTCGACGAACTGGTCGTCCACGGCTGGGATCTCGCTCGGGCGACCGGTCAATCGTTCCACTGTGCCGACGCCCACATCGAGGTGCTGCTCGAGATGCTGCGCGGCACTCCGCCCGAGGGCGTGCCCGGGCTGTTCGGCCCCTCTGTCGCGGTGTCGCACGATGCCCCGGCGCTGCACCGGGTACTCGGCCTCACCGGTCGCGACCCGGAGTGGGCCGGGTGAGGGTCCATCCCGGATGCCTCCGGGCTGCCGATGCCGCGCGCGAGTGGCCGACCGTTCCCGCGAGGGGCCATCACGAGCCGGTGAACACCCCTGCGCCGACCGCGGCGAGCGTCGCCTCGGCGGCCGCCAGCGCCGTCGCGTCGTCGATGGGATCTCCGCTGGCCAGCAGCCGGTAGTACAGCGGCGCGGCGACCGCGGAGAACACCGCACGCGGGTCGGTGCCGGCCGGTGCCTCCCCGCGCTCGACGGCATCGCTCACGCACGCTCCCCATTCCCGGAGGCGGACGTCGTAGAAGCGGTGCAGGGCGGTCTCGGCCTCGGGGTCGCAGGTGGCGGCGGCGATGACGGCGCGAAACAGCCTGCCCTGCCGCGGATCGGTGAGGGTGCGCGCGATCAGGCGCGCGTTCTCGGTGAGATCGCCGCGTAGCGAGCCGGTGTCCGCACGCGGCACCGACTGCTCGGCCATGTCCTCGAGCAGGTCGGCGACCACCGCGGTCGGGGTGCCCCAGCGGCGGTAGACGGTCGTCTTGCCAACCCCCGCTCGTGCGGCGACCTCGGTCAGATCCAGGCCGGAGAAGCCGCGTTCGGCCAGCAGATCCCCGGCCGCCCGCAGTACTTCGGCCCGCACCCGGGCGGTGCGGCCCCCTGGCCGCACCGAACCGGGGGAGCGTTCGTCCTCGGCCATAGCTCGTTCGGTCATAACGGGACTCCAGTTCCATTTATCGCCGCGAGGGCGTACAGTCGCCCTTGTTAACGGAACTATAATCCCTTTAGGAGGGATCATGGAGTATCGGCGACTGGGCGCCTCCGGACTCGAGGTGCCCGCTCTGAGCTTCGGCGCGGGTACCTTCGGCGGCCGCGGCGAGCTGTTCGGCGCGTGGGGCGATGTCGACGTGAAACAGGCCAAGCGCATGGTCGACATCTGCCTGGAGGCCGGGCTGACCATGTTCGACACCGCCGACGTCTACTCCGACGGCGCGTCCGAGGAGGTGCTGGGCGCGGCCGTCGCGGGCCGCAGGGACCGGCTGCTCATCTCAACCAAGGCGAGCTTGCCCACCGGCCCCGGCCCCAACGAGTCAGGTTCGGGCCGGGCCCGTCTGATCGCCGCCGTCGAGGGCTCGCTGCGCAGGCTCGGCGTCGACCACATCGACCTGTTCCAGCTGCACGCCTTCGACGCGCGCACCCCCGTCCCCGAAGTGCTGGCCACCCTCGGGGATCTGGTGCGCGCGGGCAAGATCCGTTATGTCGGCGCCTCCAACTTCGCCGGCTGGCAGCTCATGAAATCCCTTGCCGCCGCCGAGGAGTACGGGCTGCCGCGCTACGTGGCGCATCAGGTGTACTACTCGCTGGTCGGCCGGGACTACGAATGGGAACTCATGCCGCTCGGGCGCGATCAGGGCGTCGGCGCGGTGGTGTGGAGCCCGCTGGGCTGGGGGCGGCTCACCGGCAGGATCCGCCGGGGCACACCACTGCCCGCGGGCAGCAGGCTGC
Coding sequences within it:
- a CDS encoding 1,4-dihydroxy-2-naphthoate polyprenyltransferase; translation: MATAAQWIEGARPRTLPNAIAPVIAGTGAAAALDAVVWWKAVVALLLSVALILGVNYANDYSDGVRGTDDDRVGPLRLVGSGLASPTAVKTAAICCLALGAVLGLVLVFTTAWWLLLIGAACLAGAWFYTGGSKPYGYSGFGEVAVFVFFGLVAVLGTQFVQAERIDWVGAALAVGVGSFSSAVLVANNLRDIPTDTATGKITLAVTLGDARTRTLHLALLTVPFLLTLTLALHTPWALAGLLAAPLAVRANAPVRGGGNGLELIPALRDSGLALLAWSILCAVALALG
- the menE gene encoding o-succinylbenzoate--CoA ligase codes for the protein MPTGSGVVDVLPHLRAALEGEHGPAWLPIPTSDRREARRLADALGPGEPIDDDVALVVTTSGTTGVPKGAMLSASALRASGTATHERLGGPGTWLLALPSHHIAGLQVLLRSILAGTEPAVLDVSGGFLPEALVGAISGMRGERRYTALVPTQLIKALDEPAAAAALAELDAVLVGGAATPAPVYERARALGINAVRTYGMSETCGGCVYDGIPLTGVQVRIDDGRVVLGGPMIARGYRGRPDHPAFAEPGWFRTDDAGSFDDGVLRVTGRLDEAILTGGLLVIPQVVEDVLVTHPSISECAVLGLPDDRLGQRVAVAVVPAAGATPTLEDLRVHVERELDPTSAPRELAIVEELPLHGPGKPNRHRLRELLMARSTT
- a CDS encoding VOC family protein — encoded protein: MDILGSRVILRPRDYQATLAFYRDGLGLAVAREYPGGTVFFAGQSLIEVAAHGGSGAASTFDGALWLQVRDAQDAAAELATKGIVIDRAPKQEPWGLIEMWTKDPDGVPIVLVQIPAEHPLRRDSRWSQD
- a CDS encoding 1,4-dihydroxy-2-naphthoyl-CoA synthase, whose translation is MTFDPKLWRPVPGFENLTDITYHRHIEQGTVRVAFDRPEVRNAFRPHTVDELYRALDHARMTSDVGAVLLTGNGPSPKDGGWAFCSGGDQRIRGRSGYQYADGETAETVDPARAGRLHILEVQRLIRFMPKVVIALVNGWAAGGGHSLHVVCDLTLASREHARFKQTDADVGSFDGGYGSAYLAKMVGQKFAREIFFLGRPYTAEEMHRMGAVNKVVDHDRLETEALEWTADINGKSPQAQRMLKYAFNLLDDGLVGQQLFAGEATRMAYMTDEAVEGRDSFLEKRAPDWTPYPWYF
- a CDS encoding PaaI family thioesterase, whose amino-acid sequence is MSQEVTPVPEDAAAGSGVATSTRRIDTSAIDPDRYESHGGFPKIAPASPGPEFGPFVEAMRTLQDLAVSADAPDEVYGAALGKARELIDLLEPYRAPEGRSPAGRSVELPGRGSLLMLPWTVVEAGPDGITTTGVFRRYHLGGNGAAHGGVLPLLFDDLFGMIVHYAGRPISRTAYLHVNYRKVTPLETRLTVTGRADRIEGRKTFVTAELRDEQGEVLADAEGLMVQLLPWQP
- a CDS encoding DUF6918 family protein — its product is MVAALSESLLDDTKRSAFLAEAKEVLDAEVSDKGGASGLAVKGGYAAVNKIGPSIVPDALESLAPKLLEQLQPFWAEYQAAGAGTFADLLVSKSDAVAESLLAVTDARAESSSRPALQKVYNSLRSSAKKHVIEALPRVGDLVQKHAN
- the menD gene encoding 2-succinyl-5-enolpyruvyl-6-hydroxy-3-cyclohexene-1-carboxylic-acid synthase; this translates as MNPSTAQARVVVDELVRGGVRDVVLCPGSRNAPLAFALQAADAAGRLRLHMRIDERTAGFLAIGLAVSAGAPVPVVMTSGTAVANLGPAVLEANYARVPLIVLSANRPYEMLGTGANQTIEQLGLFGSQVRATVSLGIAEADGAGAGSYEQQNSVWRSSVCRVLAAARGTRSGNAGPVHFDIPLREPLVPDLAAGESEPAGRADGKPWTATQYATLDVPLEIDLSIDTVVVSGHGAGPRPELAQLPTVAEPTAPMHGPALHPLALPLLNPRQAIITGRPTLHRQVSRLLADPEVTVYALTTGPRWPDVSGNVVGTGTRAVTSGAPRPEWLRHCADLSVTAERAVRTELAGHPKPTGLHVAAVVMDALREGDQLLLGASNPVRDAALVSTPRPGVRVLSNRGVAGIDGTVSTAVGAALAHEGRTIALIGDLTFLHDASGLLIGRGEPRPADLTIVVANDDGGGIFELLEQGDPQYAGVFERVFGTPHGMDLAALCAAYRIPHRQVDPAELAAELTGNAHGLRVLEVATERSSLRELHATVRSKIAP
- a CDS encoding TIGR03086 family metal-binding protein, giving the protein MQTRFDLQPATSTLESVVAAIRDDQLDAPTPCAETSVRTLLVHVLGLAEAFRQAATKESVGRSQAPDLAALPDLPSDWRARIGERLRALTEAWQAPQAWEGETEAGGVREAAPVMAAIALDELVVHGWDLARATGQSFHCADAHIEVLLEMLRGTPPEGVPGLFGPSVAVSHDAPALHRVLGLTGRDPEWAG
- a CDS encoding TetR/AcrR family transcriptional regulator, whose amino-acid sequence is MTERAMAEDERSPGSVRPGGRTARVRAEVLRAAGDLLAERGFSGLDLTEVAARAGVGKTTVYRRWGTPTAVVADLLEDMAEQSVPRADTGSLRGDLTENARLIARTLTDPRQGRLFRAVIAAATCDPEAETALHRFYDVRLREWGACVSDAVERGEAPAGTDPRAVFSAVAAPLYYRLLASGDPIDDATALAAAEATLAAVGAGVFTGS
- a CDS encoding aldo/keto reductase, producing MEYRRLGASGLEVPALSFGAGTFGGRGELFGAWGDVDVKQAKRMVDICLEAGLTMFDTADVYSDGASEEVLGAAVAGRRDRLLISTKASLPTGPGPNESGSGRARLIAAVEGSLRRLGVDHIDLFQLHAFDARTPVPEVLATLGDLVRAGKIRYVGASNFAGWQLMKSLAAAEEYGLPRYVAHQVYYSLVGRDYEWELMPLGRDQGVGAVVWSPLGWGRLTGRIRRGTPLPAGSRLHSTAEAGPPVEDDLLYRVVDVLDEIAAETGRTVAQIALNWLLTRPTVSSVLVGARNEEQLRQNLGAVGWRLDDEQITRLDKASATTPPYPYYPYYRLPDFTRLNPPAA